Proteins encoded by one window of Vigna radiata var. radiata cultivar VC1973A chromosome 5, Vradiata_ver6, whole genome shotgun sequence:
- the LOC106760388 gene encoding keratin-associated protein 21-1-like — translation MKVVSNGIAIVFAFCILLATSSFVEGDVPKDDHSLNHPQPQHLQGPANTNKGIKDSAMFGYYPGGGGGGGGGYGFGSGYGYGKGYGYGNGNGYGYGNGNGYGYGNGNGYGCGNGYGCGNGNGYGYGGGYGSGSGGGYGVGASGSPRYGSSSRFGRGFGFGKGEGLGSGFNGKKN, via the coding sequence ATGAAAGTTGTTTCAAACGGCATTGCGATTGTGTTTGCTTTCTGCATTCTGCTTGCCACTAGTTCCTTTGTAGAGGGAGATGTACCAAAGGATGACCACTCTTTGAATCATCCACAACCGCAACATTTGCAGGGGCCTGCGAATACCAACAAAGGGATTAAGGATTCTGCGATGTTTGGATATTATCCtggcggcggcggcggtggcggtggcggATACGGATTTGGCAGCGGATACGGATACGGCAAGGGATACGGATACGGCAACGGCAACGGATACGGATACGGCAACGGCAACGGATACGGATACGGCAACGGCAACGGATACGGATGCGGCAACGGATATGGATGCGGCAACGGCAACGGATACGGATACGGCGGTGGATATGGAAGTGGATCCGGCGGCGGATACGGCGTCGGCGCCAGTGGCAGTCCCAGATATGGCAGCAGTTCCAGATTTGGCAGGGGTTTCGGATTTGGCAAAGGTGAAGGCCTTGGTAGTGGCTTTaatgggaaaaaaaattaa
- the LOC106762290 gene encoding serine/threonine-protein kinase AFC3 isoform X1, with translation MERERTRKRPRLAWDVAPPTVLEPQLALPVPGDEGIERKHASPPRRDDDREGHYVFNLGENLTPRYKILGKMGEGTFGRVLECWDRVTREYVAVKVVRSIRKYRDAAMLEVDVLQHLAKNDRGNSRCVQIRNWFDYRNHICIVFEKLGPSLFDFLKRNKYCPFPVDLVREFGRQLLESVAYMHELRLIHTDLKPENILLVSSEYVKLPSYKRVSSDETQFRCLPKSSAIKLIDFGSTAYDNQNHSSIVSTRHYRAPEIILGLGWSYPCDLWSVGCILIELCTGEALFQTHENLEHLAMMERVLGPIPEPMIRRSNKGAEKYFKRGSRLRWPEGAISRESINAVKKLGHLKDIISRSVDSSRSSLTDLLHGLLSYDPTKRLTALQALDHPFFRNPT, from the exons ATGGAAAGGGAACGTACACGGAAACGCCCTCGTCTCGCATGGGACGTAGCCCCTCCCACAGTGCTCGAG CCTCAACTGGCTCTGCCGGTACCTGGTGACGAAGGAATTGAAAGGAAGCACGCTTCACCTCCAAGAAGGGACGACGATCGCGAAGGACATTATGTCTTCAATCTTGGCGAAAATCTCACTCCTAGAT ATAAAATCCTCGGCAAGATGGGTGAAG GCACATTTGGTCGGGTATTGGAATGTTGGGACCGCGTAACTAGAGAATATGTGGCTGTCAAGGTAGTTAGAAGCATACGGAAATATCGAGATGCAGCCATGCTCGAGGTTGATGTGCTTCAACATCTAGCAAAGAACGATAGAGGAAACTCACG ATGTGTGCAGATCCGAAATTGGTTTGATTACCGAAATCACATATGCATT GTCTTTGAGAAGCTTGGACCAAGcttatttgattttctaaagagaaataaatactGCCCATTCCCTGTGGATCTTGTTCGGGAATTTGGACGACAGCTTTTGGAATCTGTAGCAT ATATGCATGAACTACGCCTAATCCACACTGATCTGAAGCCAGAAAATATTCTTCTGGTTTCTTCTGAGTATGTAAAGCTCCCTAGCTATAAG AGAGTTTCCTCAGATGAAACGCAGTTCAGGTGCTTGCCCAAGTCTAGTGCTATTAAGCTGATTGATTTTGGTAGTACTGCATATGATAATCAGAATCATAGCTCCATTGTTTCTACAAGGCATTACAGAGCCCCTGAGATTATTCTAG GTCTAGGGTGGTCATATCCATGTGATCTGTGGAGTGTCGGATGTATTCTTATTGAACTATGCACG GGTGAGGCGTTGTTTCAGACTCATGAAAACTTGGAGCACCTGGCAATGATGGAAAGAGTTTTGGGACCTATTCCAGAGCCCATGATTCGAAGGTCCAA TAAGGGCGCAGAAAAGTATTTCAAGCGTGGATCAAGACTAAGATGGCCTGAAGGAGCTATTTCTAGGGAGAGCATCAATGCAGTAAAGAAGCTTGGTCATCTGAAG GATATTATATCTCGAAGTGTGGACTCTTCAAGGTCCTCTTTAACTGACTTGTTACATGGGTTATTGTCTTATGACCCAACCAAACGGTTAACCGCTCTTCAAGCGCTCGATCATCCCTTCTTTAGGAATCCAACCTAA
- the LOC106762290 gene encoding serine/threonine-protein kinase AFC3 isoform X2: MHYMHELRLIHTDLKPENILLVSSEYVKLPSYKRVSSDETQFRCLPKSSAIKLIDFGSTAYDNQNHSSIVSTRHYRAPEIILGLGWSYPCDLWSVGCILIELCTGEALFQTHENLEHLAMMERVLGPIPEPMIRRSNKGAEKYFKRGSRLRWPEGAISRESINAVKKLGHLKDIISRSVDSSRSSLTDLLHGLLSYDPTKRLTALQALDHPFFRNPT; this comes from the exons ATGCATT ATATGCATGAACTACGCCTAATCCACACTGATCTGAAGCCAGAAAATATTCTTCTGGTTTCTTCTGAGTATGTAAAGCTCCCTAGCTATAAG AGAGTTTCCTCAGATGAAACGCAGTTCAGGTGCTTGCCCAAGTCTAGTGCTATTAAGCTGATTGATTTTGGTAGTACTGCATATGATAATCAGAATCATAGCTCCATTGTTTCTACAAGGCATTACAGAGCCCCTGAGATTATTCTAG GTCTAGGGTGGTCATATCCATGTGATCTGTGGAGTGTCGGATGTATTCTTATTGAACTATGCACG GGTGAGGCGTTGTTTCAGACTCATGAAAACTTGGAGCACCTGGCAATGATGGAAAGAGTTTTGGGACCTATTCCAGAGCCCATGATTCGAAGGTCCAA TAAGGGCGCAGAAAAGTATTTCAAGCGTGGATCAAGACTAAGATGGCCTGAAGGAGCTATTTCTAGGGAGAGCATCAATGCAGTAAAGAAGCTTGGTCATCTGAAG GATATTATATCTCGAAGTGTGGACTCTTCAAGGTCCTCTTTAACTGACTTGTTACATGGGTTATTGTCTTATGACCCAACCAAACGGTTAACCGCTCTTCAAGCGCTCGATCATCCCTTCTTTAGGAATCCAACCTAA
- the LOC106762289 gene encoding putative pentatricopeptide repeat-containing protein At3g15130: MSEGRLLSKILNKCSKRRLLDQGKQAHGVVEKLGFRRDLVLNNDLIDMYSKCGTMDLACSVFVRMTQRNVVSWTALMCGYLQNGDARASLLLFSKMGHSDVRPNEFTLSTSLKASGILGIAQNGMQIHGFCAKSNFDWVPVVGNSTMDMYSKCGMVREAAQVFNTLTERNVISWNVMIAGYCNDGNGGEALSLFREMQVNGEVPDGYTYSSSLKACNCAGAVGEGMQIHAALIRHGFPYLAESAVAGALVDLYVKCRRMAEARRVFHRIEEKSVMSWSTLILGYAHEDNLAEAMDLFRELRESRHRMDGFVLSSLIGVFADFALAEQGKQMHAYAIKVPYGLLEMSVANSVLDMYMKCGLIDEADALFREMLARNVVSWTVMITGYGKHGIGNKAIELFNQMQMNGIEPDSVTYLAVLTACSHSGLIKEGKKYFSSLCNNQQIKPQVEHYACMVDLLGRGGLLKDAKDLIEKMPLQPNVGIWQTLLSVCRMHADVEMGKEVGEILMRLDGNNPANYVIFSNMYAAGGYWKESEKLRETAKRKGLKKEAGRSWVEIDKEIHIFYNGDGMHPLIGEIHEVLKEVEKRVKDEMGYVHGVNFSLHDVEEESKVESLRVHSEKLAIGLVLVRRGLKVEKVIRIFKNLRVCGDCHAFIKGLSKVLKIVFVVRDANRFHRFENGLCSCGDYW; this comes from the coding sequence ATGAGCGAGGGCCGACTATTGAGTAAGATTCTGAACAAGTGTTCGAAGCGTCGTTTGCTTGATCAGGGAAAGCAAGCACATGGAGTTGTGGAGAAACTAGGATTTAGGCGTGATTTGGTTTTGAACAATGATCTTATAGATATGTACTCAAAATGTGGTACCATGGATTTGGCTTGTTCGGTGTTTGTTCGAATGACTCAGAGAAATGTAGTGTCTTGGACGGCTCTAATGTGTGGATATCTGCAAAATGGTGATGCCAGAGCCTCTCtgcttttgttttctaaaatggGTCATTCAGATGTTAGGCCAAATGAGTTCACACTATCCACGAGTCTTAAAGCATCTGGGATTTTGGGAATCGCTCAGAATGGAATGCAGATACATGGCTTTTGTGCAAAATCTAATTTTGATTGGGTACCTGTTGTGGGCAATTCTACGATGGACATGTATTCCAAGTGTGGGATGGTTAGGGAGGCAGCGCAAGTGTTCAACACTTTGACAGAGAGAAATGTTATAAGTTGGAATGTAATGATTGCTGGGTACTGCAACGATGGCAATGGTGGAGAGGCTTTGAGTCTATTTCGGGAAATGCAAGTGAATGGGGAAGTTCCAGATGGATATACATATTCAAGCTCGTTGAAGGCGTGTAATTGTGCTGGTGCAGTGGGAGAAGGAATGCAAATCCATGCTGCGTTAATCAGACATGGATTTCCTTACTTGGCTGAATCAGCTGTTGCAGGTGCTTTGGTTGATCTGTATGTCAAATGCAGGCGCATGGCTGAAGCTAGGAGAGTGTTCCATCGAATTGAAGAGAAGAGTGTGATGTCTTGGAGCACACTAATTCTTGGTTATGCACATGAAGATAATTTGGCAGAAGCAATGGACTTGTTTAGGGAGTTGAGAGAGAGCAGACATAGAATGGATGGGTTTGTACTCTCGAGTCTCATTGGTGTATTTGCTGATTTTGCTCTTGCAGAGCAAGGGAAGCAAATGCATGCTTATGCCATAAAAGTGCCGTATGGTTTATTGGAAATGTCTGTGGCTAATTCAGTGCTGGATATGTACATGAAATGCGGACTAATAGATGAGGCAGATGCACTTTTCAGAGAGATGCTAGCAAGAAATGTGGTTTCATGGACCGTTATGATCACTGGTTATGGGAAACACGGTATTGGGAACAAGGCAATTGAACTGTTTAACCAAATGCAAATGAACGGAATAGAACCTGATAGTGTAACTTACTTAGCTGTGCTCACAGCTTGCAGCCATTCTGGACTCATCAAAGAAGGTAAAAAATACTTCTCTAGTTTATGTAACAATCAGCAAATCAAACCTCAAGTAGAGCATTATGCTTGCATGGTTGATCTCCTTGGACGAGGTGGACTCTTAAAGGATGCAAAGGATCTCATTGAGAAAATGCCCCTACAGCCAAATGTGGGCATATGGCAAACACTACTCAGTGTTTGTAGAATGCATGCAGATGTGGAAATGGGGAAAGAAGTGGGAGAAATACTTATGAGATTGGATGGTAATAATCCAGCCAACTATGTCATTTTTTCAAACATGTATGCTGCTGGAGGGTATTGGAAAGAGAGTGAGAAACTAAGAGAAACCGCGAAGAGAAAGGGATTGAAGAAAGAAGCAGGACGCAGTTGGGTAGAGATAGACAaggaaattcatattttttataatggaGATGGCATGCATCCTCTCATAGGGGAAATTCATGAAGTGTTGAAAGAAGTGGAGAAGAGGGTGAAGGATGAAATGGGGTATGTTCATGGTGTAAATTTTTCCTTGCATGATGTTGAGGAGGAGTCAAAGGTAGAAAGTTTGAGGGTTCATAGCGAGAAATTGGCTATTGGGTTGGTTTTGGTTAGACGGGGACTGAAAGTAGAAAAGGTGATTAGGATTTTCAAGAATTTGAGGGTTTGTGGGGATTGTCATGCATTCATCAAGGGTTTGTCAAAGGTTTTGAAGATTGTTTTTGTGGTGAGAGATGCAAATAGGTTTCACAGATTTGAGAACGGCTTGTGTTCATGTGGAGATTACTGGTGA
- the LOC106760389 gene encoding pentatricopeptide repeat-containing protein At2g20540, whose product MGVRELENRFVATLRTCSKIAELKKLHAHIVKLSLSQSNFLATKMLDLCDNLGHVDYATLIFQNLEDPNVFSYNAIIRTCTHNHRYSLAIYVFKEMLRHATKSSLPDKFTIPFVIKSCAGIRCRRLGQQVHAQVCKFGPKSHAITDNALIDMYTKSGDLKGAYQVFEEMTVRDAVSWNSLISGHARLGQMKSAREAFNEMPCRTIVSWTTMINGYTKAGCFVDALEIFRGMQEVGIEPDEISVISVLPACAQLGALEVGKWIHKYSEKSGFLKKTAVCNALIEMYGKCGCIDEAMGLFYQMVEKDVICWSTMIGGLANHGKGYEAIRVFEDMQNAGVAPNGVTFVGVLSACVHAGLWKEGLRYFDVMRVDNHLEPEIEHYGCLVDLLGRWGRLHEALDTIMKMPMQPDSRIWNSLLSSCRIHRNLEIAVVAMEQLLELEPEESGNYVLLANIYAELGKWEGVSNVRKLIRSKRIKKTPGSSLIEVDNMVQEFVSGDDTKPFSQDVFTILEGLTLHQTTSSDFMEFVEEEAGQGQVYRKLPLFNQFL is encoded by the coding sequence ATGGGAGTAAGAGAATTAGAAAACCGTTTTGTGGCAACCCTGAGAACCTGCTCCAAAATCGCGGAACTGAAGAAGCTTCACGCTCACATCGTTAAGTTATCACTGTCACAGAGCAACTTTTTGGCCACCAAAATGTTGGATCTGTGCGACAACTTGGGTCACGTGGATTACGCGACCTTGATATTCCAAAATCTAGAGGACCCAAACGTGTTCTCTTACAACGCAATAATCAGAACCTGCACTCATAATCACAGATATTCTCTGGCAATTTATGTGTTCAAAGAAATGCTGAGACATGCAACGAAATCATCACTGCCAGACAAATTCACGATCCCTTTTGTGATAAAGTCGTGTGCAGGCATTCGGTGTCGCCGCCTCGGGCAGCAAGTTCACGCGCAAGTGTGCAAGTTTGGACCCAAGTCGCACGCAATAACAGATAACGCGCTGATTGATATGTACACGAAGTCTGGCGATTTGAAAGGTGCATACCAAGTGTTTGAGGAAATGACTGTCAGAGACGCAGTTTCGTGGAATAGTTTAATCTCGGGGCACGCGAGGCTGGGGCAGATGAAGAGTGCGCGGGAAGCGTTTAATGAAATGCCTTGTAGGACAATCGTGTCTTGGACGACTATGATTAATGGGTATACTAAAGCAGGGTGTTTTGTGGATGCGTTAGAGATTTTTCGCGGGATGCAAGAGGTGGGTATTGAGCCTGATGAGATAAGTGTTATATCTGTTCTGCCGGCGTGTGCACAGCTTGGGGCTCTTGAAGTTGGGAAGTGGATTCACAAATACTCGGAGAAAAGTGGGTTTTTGAAGAAGACTGCTGTGTGTAATGCACTTATTGAAATGTATGGTAAGTGTGGCTGCATTGATGAAGCTATGGGGTTGTTTTATCAGATGGTTGAGAAGGATGTGATTTGTTGGAGTACCATGATTGGGGGACTGGCGAATCATGGAAAAGGGTATGAGGCAATTCGAGTTTTTGAAGATATGCAGAATGCAGGAGTGGCTCCTAATGGGGTAACATTTGTTGGTGTTTTGTCAGCTTGTGTTCATGCAGGGTTGTGGAAGGAGGGGTTGAGATATTTTGATGTTATGAGGGTGGATAATCATTTAGAGCCAGAGATTGAGCACTATGGTTGTCTAGTTGATCTTCTAGGACGTTGGGGACGGCTTCATGAGGCTCTTGACACAATAATGAAGATGCCAATGCAACCAGACTCCAGGATATGGAACTCTTTGTTGAGCTCTTGCAGGATTCATCGCAATCTTGAGATTGCTGTTGTTGCCATGGAACAGCTTTTGGAGCTTGAGCCTGAAGAGTCTGGAAACTATGTGTTGCTTGCTAACATATATGCAGAACTTGGGAAGTGGGAAGGCGTTTCAAATGTTAGGAAACTCATCAGAAGCAAGAGGATAAAGAAAACACCGGGGAGTAGCTTGATTGAGGTTGATAATATGGTTCAGGAATTTGTATCAGGTGACGATACAAAGCCCTTTTCACAAGATGTTTTCACGATCCTAGAAGGGCTGACTTTACACCAAACTACATCCAGTGACTTCATGGAGTTTGTGGAAGAAGAAGCAGGCCAAGGCCAAGTTTACAGAAAATTACCACTTTTTAATCaatttctataa
- the LOC106761208 gene encoding tRNA (guanine-N(7)-)-methyltransferase, which translates to MSKNEVNPTISKSTGLPRKRFYRARAHSNPLSDSHFPVSISPSHVDYSLHYPQLFPSAGQADSSKRIQFADVGCGFGGLLISLSTLFPETLMIGMELRDKVTEYVKERISSLRVANPGQYQNVSVVRTNSMKYIPNYFGKGQLSKMFFLFPDPHFKEKNHRRRVISPFLLDEYAYVLEVGGIIYTITDVEELGDWMKSCLENHPMFEALTKKELEADPVVKLLSSATEEGQKVARNGGQTFQAVFRRIVPSDQTS; encoded by the coding sequence ATGTCTAAGAATGAAGTAAATCCAACTATCAGCAAGTCAACTGGATTGCCTCGAAAGCGCTTCTATCGTGCACGAGCACACAGCAATCCACTGAGTGACTCTCACTTCCCTGTGTCAATATCACCCAGCCATGTTGATTATTCCCTCCATTACCCTCAGCTCTTTCCCTCGGCTGGTCAAGCTGATAGTTCCAAAAGGATTCAATTTGCTGATGTTGGTTGTGGTTTTGGAGGGCTGCTCATAAGCCTTTCGACTCTGTTCCCAGAAACATTGATGATTGGAATGGAACTTAGGGATAAAGTTACTGAGTATGTCAAGGAACGAATTTCATCTTTAAGGGTAGCAAATCCAGGTCAATACCAAAACGTTTCTGTAGTGCGAACTAACTCCATGAAGTACATTCCCAATTACTTTGGGAAAGGACAGCTCTCAAAgatgtttttcttgtttcctGATCCTCATTTTAAAGAGAAGAATCATCGCCGCAGAGTTATAAGTCCGTTCTTGCTAGATGAGTATGCTTATGTTCTTGAGGTTGGTGgaattatatatacaataacGGATGTAGAAGAGCTCGGAGACTGGATGAAGTCTTGTCTGGAGAATCATCCTATGTTCGAAGCCCTGACTAAGAAAGAACTTGAGGCAGATCCAGTTGTTAAGCTCTTGAGCTCTGCAACTGAAGAAGGCCAAAAGGTTGCTAGAAATGGGGGACAAACTTTCCAGGCTGTATTCAGACGTATTGTGCCATCCGATCAAACATCCTAA